Below is a genomic region from Microbacterium galbinum.
TACGCGATCGCGCACCTGAACGACTGACACCGACCGGGCTGACGGCGCCGCGGGGGGGGCGCCGTCAGCTCTTCAGTCGCCGCAGAGCCGATCCCTTGTGCGCGGCGCGATCACCGCTCTTCTCCGACTCCACGATGTAGGCCGGGTCATCGGCCGTCGCCGTGAAATGCTGCCCCGCGAACTCGAAGTCCTTCGTGCGCTTCTCCTCGATGGTCCCTCGTGTGCGCCCCTGCGAGGTGTTCCAGCTCACCCGGTCACCCTTCGACAGTTCCTTCGACATGCATCCTCCGTTCGTTGCGGAGAGCATCGCGGATGCCGCGGCATCCGCCACTCCCCTTGACACGGCGCCCTCGCGCGACCGGGATAATGGGGCAGGTGAGCACTCCTGCAGACAGCACGTCCCAGAGCATCCCCGGCTGGCGTCACCTCTATTCGGGCAAGGTCCGCGACCTGTACGCCTCGGAGGATCCCGCCGACACGCGCATCCTGGTCGTGGCGAGCGACCGCGTCAGCGCGTTCGACTTCGTGCTGTCACCCGGCATCCCGAAGAAGGGCGCCCTGCTCACGCGGCTGAGCCGCTGGTGGTTCGCGCAGCTCGACACCCCCAACCACCTCGCCGAGGGCGAGATCCCGGACGCCGTCGCCGACCGCGCCATGCTCGCGCAGTCCCTCGAGATGCTGCCCGTCGAGTGCGTGGTGCGCGGCTACATCACGGGTTCCGGCTGGGCGGAATACGAGGAGAGCGGCACGGTCTGCGGCATCCCGCTGCCCGCCGGGCTCAAGAACGGCGACCGCCTGCCCGAGCCGCTGTTCACCCCCGCGTACAAGGCCCCGATGGGCGAGCACGACGAGAACATCACCTTCGCGCAGACCGTCGAGCTGGTGGGCGAAGCGCGCGCCTCCGAGCTGCGCGACGTCTCGCTCGACCTCTACACGCGCGCGGCCGCCATCGCCGAGGAGAAGGGCCTGATCCTCGCCGACACCAAGTTCGAGTTCGGCACGGATGCCGACGGCACGCTGCGCCTGGCCGATGAGGTGCTCACGAGCGATTCGTCGCGGTACTGGGATGCCGAGGCCTGGCGAACCGGCGTCACGCCGAGCCAGCGCATGGCGAGCTTCGACAAGCAGATCGTGCGCGACTGGCTGGCGTCGCACTGGGACAAGCAGGGCGAGCCCCCCGCGCTGCCCGAGCACATCGTCTCGCGCACGGCCGACCGCTACCGCGAACTGATCGACCGCCTCGGGGCGTAGCCAGGCAGGGCGGGACCCTTCGACAAGCACAGGGACCCAGTGGCTCCGGGACACAGTGGCTGGGTCGCTGAGCCTGTCGAAGCGTCCCCCACGCGAGACGAAGGGCACCCAGGGAACACTCAGGAATCGGTAGTGTTGCTCCAGCACTCCCCCACCCCGAATCCCTGAGGAGCCCGCATGCCCCTGTGGAAGATCCACGGCAACGGCCGCACCGTCGAAGCCGGCGCCGTCGTCGCCCCCGAAGAGCGTCTGAACTGGCCCGCCACGATCGCGATCGGTGCGCAGCACGTCGTCGCGATGTTCGGCGCCACGTTCCTCGTGCCCACGCTGACGGGCTTCCCCGTCTCGACCACGCTGCTGTTCAGCGGTGTGGGCACCCTGCTCTTCCTGCTGATCACCAAGAACCGCCTCCCCAGCTACCTCGGCTCGTCGTTCGCGTTCATCGCGCCGATCACCGCGGCGGTCGCCGCGGGCGGCACGGGTTCGGCGCTCGCGGGTGTGGCGGCCGTCGGCATCCTGCTCGCCCTCGTCGGTCTCGTGGTGCAGTTCGCCGGCCTGCGCTGGGTCGATGCGCTCATGCCCCCGGTCGTCGCCGGCGCGATCGTGGCCCTGATCGGTTTCAACCTCGCGCCGACCGCGTGGAACAACTTCAACCTCGACCCGGTCACCGCCACGATCACCCTCGTCGCGATCATCGTGTTCGCGGTGCTGTTCCGCGGATTCCTCGGCCGCATCTCGATCTTCCTCGGCGTCGCCGTCGGCTTCATCTGGGCGGCGTTCAACGGCTCGTTCGACGTGCCGAACGAGCTGCGCGGCGGCAAGACCCCGAACGAGCTGATCGCCGAGGCATCCTGGGTCGGCCTGCCCGACTTCCAGTTCCCCGACTTCGTCGCCCCCGGTACCTGGTCGACGATCGCGATGTTCCTGCCCGTCGTGCTCGTGCTCGTCGCCGAGAACATCGGCCACGTGCGCGGCGTCGCCACCATGACCGAGGACCCGACGGTCAACAAGCAGACCGGTCGCGCGCTCATCGCCGACGGTGTCGCGACGACCATCGCCGGTGGTTTCGGAGGCTCGGGAACCACGACGTACGGCGAGAACATCGGCGTCATGGCGGCCACCCGCGTCTACTCGACCGCCGTCTACTGGGTCGCCGGTCTGTTCGCGATCCTCCTCGCCTTCTCGCCCAAGGTCGGCGAGGTGTTCAACTCGATCCCCGCCGGTGTGCTGGGCGGCGCGACCACCGCGCTCTACGGCCTCATCGGCATCATCGGCATCAAGATCTGGGTCGACAGCCGCGTCGACTTCTCGCGCCCGGTGAACCAGTACACGGCCGCGGTGTCGCTCGTGATCGGCATCGCCGGATTCTCGATGAACCTGGGCGACTTCGCCTTCGGCGGCATCGTGCTCGGCACGGTCGCGGCGCTGCTGATCTACCACGTGGGCAACTTCATCGCCCGCGCGCGCAAGACGGGTGCCGACGACCCCAAGCCGCTCGAGCCCGTCGGTCCGCTGGGCGGCGACCCGGCCTGACACCGGCCCGCACGACAGGCTCAGGGACCCGGCACGAAACCGGGTCGCTGAGCCTGTCGAAGCGTCCCGCCCGAGAGACCGTCAGTCGTCGGAGCCGGCACCCTCGCACACCCCGCCGCGAGCCCGGGGGCGCGGCTCACCCTCGTGCGGGGCGACGGCGAGCGGCAGGGGCACGGTCGGCTCCGGCAGGTCGTAGAGCCGACGCACCCAGCGGCGGGCATCTTCGAGCGGATACGTGTCGCGGTACACCGAGTACTTCACGAACACGCC
It encodes:
- a CDS encoding DUF2945 domain-containing protein — translated: MSKELSKGDRVSWNTSQGRTRGTIEEKRTKDFEFAGQHFTATADDPAYIVESEKSGDRAAHKGSALRRLKS
- a CDS encoding phosphoribosylaminoimidazolesuccinocarboxamide synthase; this translates as MGQVSTPADSTSQSIPGWRHLYSGKVRDLYASEDPADTRILVVASDRVSAFDFVLSPGIPKKGALLTRLSRWWFAQLDTPNHLAEGEIPDAVADRAMLAQSLEMLPVECVVRGYITGSGWAEYEESGTVCGIPLPAGLKNGDRLPEPLFTPAYKAPMGEHDENITFAQTVELVGEARASELRDVSLDLYTRAAAIAEEKGLILADTKFEFGTDADGTLRLADEVLTSDSSRYWDAEAWRTGVTPSQRMASFDKQIVRDWLASHWDKQGEPPALPEHIVSRTADRYRELIDRLGA
- a CDS encoding uracil-xanthine permease family protein, whose protein sequence is MPLWKIHGNGRTVEAGAVVAPEERLNWPATIAIGAQHVVAMFGATFLVPTLTGFPVSTTLLFSGVGTLLFLLITKNRLPSYLGSSFAFIAPITAAVAAGGTGSALAGVAAVGILLALVGLVVQFAGLRWVDALMPPVVAGAIVALIGFNLAPTAWNNFNLDPVTATITLVAIIVFAVLFRGFLGRISIFLGVAVGFIWAAFNGSFDVPNELRGGKTPNELIAEASWVGLPDFQFPDFVAPGTWSTIAMFLPVVLVLVAENIGHVRGVATMTEDPTVNKQTGRALIADGVATTIAGGFGGSGTTTYGENIGVMAATRVYSTAVYWVAGLFAILLAFSPKVGEVFNSIPAGVLGGATTALYGLIGIIGIKIWVDSRVDFSRPVNQYTAAVSLVIGIAGFSMNLGDFAFGGIVLGTVAALLIYHVGNFIARARKTGADDPKPLEPVGPLGGDPA